In the genome of Candidatus Bathyarchaeota archaeon, one region contains:
- the porA gene encoding pyruvate ferredoxin oxidoreductase → MSKLIGLTGDEAIAYAVKQCNVDVVAAYPITPQTIIVEAFSEYVHNGEVKTEFICVESEHSALSACIGASLTGARVFTATSSQGLALMHEMLYIASGLRCPIVMGVVNRALSAPINIHGDHSDMMGSRDCGWIQIYAENVQEAYDWTIQAFRIAEDKKALLPVSVNIDGFILSHALEGVKTLDDKAVDSFVSTRKAEITLDPAKPITVGALCLTDYYFEMKRQQVEAIKESKGVISSVNEAYEQISGRKYGIIDTFGIGDAEVAILCLGSTAGTTKYVADSMRKKGFKVGVIKPWIYRPFPAEEIVKATENLKALIVLDRACSFGAPYNPLCSDVISALYQAERELKVINVVYGLGGRDIAPSDIRGLFEEGLEVSKTGKVNEPVKFVGVRE, encoded by the coding sequence ATGAGTAAACTTATCGGTTTAACAGGCGATGAAGCGATAGCCTACGCGGTTAAGCAGTGCAACGTAGACGTCGTCGCAGCCTACCCCATAACACCGCAGACGATAATCGTCGAAGCCTTCAGCGAGTACGTTCATAACGGTGAAGTAAAGACAGAGTTCATATGCGTAGAATCTGAGCATTCAGCTCTCTCAGCCTGCATAGGCGCAAGCCTAACTGGAGCGCGAGTCTTCACAGCAACTTCAAGCCAGGGCTTAGCACTAATGCATGAAATGCTCTATATCGCCTCTGGCCTAAGGTGCCCAATAGTCATGGGTGTCGTCAACCGCGCACTTTCAGCGCCCATTAACATTCACGGCGACCACTCGGACATGATGGGCTCCCGAGACTGCGGCTGGATTCAGATATACGCGGAGAATGTGCAGGAAGCCTATGACTGGACAATTCAAGCCTTCAGGATAGCTGAGGACAAAAAAGCGCTACTCCCAGTCAGTGTCAACATAGACGGCTTCATCCTCTCCCACGCCCTCGAAGGTGTAAAGACCCTAGACGATAAGGCAGTTGACAGTTTTGTTTCAACAAGAAAGGCTGAGATAACGCTTGATCCTGCCAAACCCATAACCGTGGGCGCACTATGCCTCACAGACTACTACTTCGAGATGAAACGCCAGCAAGTCGAGGCCATCAAGGAATCAAAGGGGGTCATAAGCTCAGTTAATGAGGCATACGAGCAGATTTCTGGAAGAAAGTACGGGATTATTGACACCTTCGGAATTGGGGATGCTGAAGTAGCAATACTCTGCCTCGGAAGCACCGCTGGAACAACAAAATATGTGGCGGACAGCATGCGCAAGAAAGGCTTCAAGGTAGGCGTCATAAAGCCCTGGATATATAGACCATTCCCAGCCGAGGAGATCGTCAAGGCAACCGAAAACCTGAAGGCCCTAATAGTTCTGGACAGGGCCTGCAGCTTCGGAGCACCCTACAACCCACTCTGCAGCGACGTTATCTCGGCTCTATATCAGGCGGAGAGGGAATTGAAGGTGATTAACGTCGTATATGGGCTAGGAGGAAGAGATATCGCACCATCCGACATTAGAGGCCTCTTCGAGGAAGGCCTTGAAGTATCCAAGACTGGAAAAGTGAATGAGCCAGTAAAATTTGTTGGGGTGAGAGAATAG
- a CDS encoding thiamine pyrophosphate-dependent enzyme, translated as MVTLKELTTEELFTSGHRLCAGCGAGIIVRMTMKALKRPTIAVNATGCLEVSSTIYPYTSWRIPWVHIAFENAAAVASGIESAVKALSKREAWNKDVDVIAFAGDGGTFDIGIQALSGAMERGHDLVYICYDNEAYMNTGIQRSGATPHGASTTTSPAGRVIPGKPEFKKDLIGICVAHGIEYAATASPAYWNDYITKVQKALDVKGPAVIHVFSPCPLGMRFDSDKSIEVARLAVQTRYWPVYEFERGRYKLNIKVPTPKPVSEFLKVQGRFRHLFTPEFQHEVEVIQRWVDENWKRITSLCGEA; from the coding sequence ATGGTCACATTAAAGGAGCTGACGACGGAGGAGCTCTTCACTTCTGGGCATAGACTCTGCGCTGGATGCGGCGCCGGAATAATTGTACGTATGACTATGAAGGCGCTTAAGAGACCAACGATAGCCGTTAATGCGACAGGATGCTTAGAGGTCTCATCCACCATCTACCCATACACCTCATGGAGAATCCCATGGGTCCACATCGCCTTCGAGAATGCAGCAGCCGTCGCCTCAGGCATAGAATCCGCCGTCAAAGCCCTGTCCAAGAGGGAAGCCTGGAATAAGGATGTTGATGTTATAGCATTCGCAGGCGACGGTGGAACCTTCGACATAGGAATCCAGGCGCTGTCAGGCGCCATGGAAAGAGGGCACGACCTCGTTTACATATGCTATGACAACGAAGCCTACATGAACACTGGGATCCAGAGATCCGGAGCGACACCACATGGAGCATCAACTACGACAAGCCCGGCTGGAAGGGTGATCCCCGGGAAACCCGAGTTCAAGAAGGATCTTATAGGCATATGCGTGGCCCATGGCATAGAATATGCGGCGACAGCTTCACCTGCCTACTGGAACGATTACATAACAAAAGTTCAGAAGGCTCTTGACGTGAAGGGGCCGGCAGTCATCCACGTGTTTTCACCATGCCCTCTAGGAATGAGATTCGACTCTGACAAGAGTATTGAGGTGGCAAGACTTGCCGTCCAAACACGATACTGGCCAGTCTACGAGTTTGAGAGAGGAAGGTATAAACTTAACATAAAGGTTCCGACGCCTAAACCGGTCTCAGAATTCCTTAAGGTTCAGGGCAGATTTAGACACCTATTCACACCTGAGTTTCAACATGAGGTCGAAGTCATCCAAAGATGGGTTGACGAGAACTGGAAACGGATCACTTCCCTTTGTGGGGAAGCATAG
- the porD gene encoding pyruvate synthase subunit PorD, with product MGEEKKPGWKTVPIGGILLEPGSATKYKTGDWRAFRPVIDTNKCVNCLICWIYCPDGAIKRLEKHVTVDLDYCKGCGICANECPVKAITMIEEKR from the coding sequence TTGGGTGAAGAGAAGAAACCCGGTTGGAAAACTGTTCCCATCGGCGGCATACTCTTGGAGCCAGGTTCCGCAACGAAGTATAAGACCGGAGACTGGAGAGCCTTCAGACCAGTAATAGACACGAATAAATGCGTCAACTGCCTCATATGCTGGATATACTGCCCAGACGGGGCGATAAAACGCTTAGAAAAACACGTCACCGTAGATCTAGATTACTGTAAAGGATGCGGCATATGTGCAAATGAGTGCCCAGTCAAGGCGATAACGATGATAGAGGAGAAGAGGTGA
- a CDS encoding pyruvate ferredoxin oxidoreductase subunit gamma: MLSEIRWHGRGGQGIVTVSRLLAYAGLYDGKYVQAFPEFGPERRGAPVTGYTRISDEPITIHSHIYMPNIVVVVDPTLIGAIDVTKGLVENGTIIANTDKQPEELGRRLGVRNARVCTVDAVRIALDILGRPIYNTAMLGALARGVKLVTLESINRVIRERFPGAVGEKNIAAIARAYEEAKIVG; this comes from the coding sequence CTGTTAAGCGAGATTAGGTGGCATGGAAGAGGAGGACAGGGAATAGTCACCGTAAGCCGGCTCCTAGCATATGCAGGCTTATATGACGGCAAATATGTTCAGGCATTCCCAGAGTTCGGCCCTGAGAGGAGAGGAGCACCGGTCACAGGGTACACGCGAATATCAGATGAACCGATAACCATCCACAGTCACATATATATGCCGAACATCGTGGTCGTGGTTGACCCAACACTGATCGGCGCCATAGACGTGACAAAGGGGCTGGTTGAGAATGGAACGATAATCGCGAATACTGATAAACAACCTGAAGAACTCGGGAGGAGACTTGGGGTTAGGAATGCCCGAGTCTGCACGGTCGACGCGGTCAGAATCGCGCTCGATATTCTTGGAAGACCAATATACAATACTGCGATGCTAGGAGCACTTGCTAGGGGCGTCAAACTTGTAACCCTAGAGTCAATCAACAGGGTGATTAGGGAAAGGTTTCCAGGAGCCGTAGGCGAAAAGAACATAGCGGCTATAGCCAGAGCATATGAGGAGGCGAAGATCGTTGGGTGA